From a region of the Xanthomonas rydalmerensis genome:
- a CDS encoding glycoside hydrolase family 108 protein: MADFNAFFPTLLKHEGGFVNDPVDPGGATNKGITLATFRVYAKSLLQLEPTLDNLRALTDAQAGVIYKTCYWNAVHGDEIALQPLANILFDFQVNAGNNAIKLLQRVLNAQTPTLKLPEDGKLGPATLAALLAADQRDLYARYKQGRRDYYQRLVAARPPLAKFLKGWLARTDSFPDLS; encoded by the coding sequence ATGGCCGACTTCAACGCATTCTTTCCGACCCTGCTCAAGCACGAGGGCGGCTTCGTCAACGATCCGGTGGACCCGGGCGGCGCCACCAACAAGGGCATCACCCTGGCGACCTTCCGCGTGTACGCCAAGAGCCTGCTGCAACTGGAACCGACCCTGGACAACCTGCGCGCACTCACCGACGCGCAGGCCGGGGTGATCTACAAGACCTGCTACTGGAATGCGGTGCACGGTGACGAGATCGCGCTGCAGCCGCTGGCCAACATCCTGTTCGACTTCCAGGTCAATGCCGGCAACAACGCCATCAAGCTGCTGCAGCGCGTGCTCAATGCGCAGACTCCGACGCTGAAGCTGCCGGAGGACGGCAAGTTGGGCCCGGCCACCCTGGCGGCGCTGCTGGCGGCCGACCAGCGCGATCTGTACGCACGCTACAAGCAGGGCCGGCGCGACTACTACCAACGGCTGGTCGCGGCCAGGCCGCCGCTGGCCAAGTTTCTCAAGGGCTGGCTGGCGCGCACCGATTCCTTCCCCGACCTGAGCTGA
- a CDS encoding DUF2589 domain-containing protein — MAGPTALNDLIEALAGAVIEAQDRIEQHQMANLGDYFDEFHRPKSVIIRLPSQHPQAAEGDEDYYRAPLLPLVSTNVLRIKDVEISFDAQLGDLGGLQSADGFFAPESPGPRGAWQAKRTATRSSVRVDTSASARSQRQSAVHVVLRVEGTEPTDGAARLLNHLAQTQGVFKTVMADKPDVAGTDDVTNPTN; from the coding sequence ATGGCTGGACCGACCGCATTGAACGACCTGATCGAAGCGCTGGCCGGCGCCGTGATCGAGGCGCAGGACCGCATCGAGCAGCACCAGATGGCCAACCTCGGCGACTACTTCGACGAGTTCCACCGGCCCAAGAGCGTGATCATCCGCCTGCCGTCGCAGCACCCGCAGGCCGCCGAAGGCGACGAGGACTACTACCGCGCGCCGCTGCTGCCGCTGGTCTCGACCAACGTGCTGCGGATCAAGGACGTGGAGATCAGCTTCGATGCGCAGCTCGGCGACCTCGGCGGCCTGCAATCCGCCGACGGCTTCTTCGCGCCGGAGTCGCCCGGCCCGCGCGGTGCCTGGCAGGCCAAGCGCACCGCCACCCGTTCCAGCGTGCGCGTGGATACCAGCGCCAGCGCGCGGAGCCAGCGCCAGAGTGCCGTCCACGTCGTGTTGCGCGTGGAGGGGACCGAACCGACTGACGGAGCGGCCAGATTGCTCAACCATCTGGCGCAGACGCAGGGCGTGTTCAAGACGGTCATGGCCGACAAGCCGGACGTCGCGGGCACGGACGATGTAACCAATCCCACCAACTAA
- a CDS encoding DUF2589 domain-containing protein, producing the protein MADELVNMSSQFKGLPMGDLIGGPLDAACDAQVKLARATADFIRVIGFLPPDTPDPKNPQATGATRTASFRFKRPVDDPDKAGGIAEEDVELEVPLLAIVNVPSLSIQTVDITFDMEVKSSFSSKEKTDASASLSADVEYGFGLFKAKVHIQGSVSTSKENTRSSDNSAKYHVSVHAADKGPPEGLARVLDILQTSVAPRKIGKPIAVNP; encoded by the coding sequence ATGGCTGACGAACTCGTCAATATGTCAAGTCAATTCAAGGGTCTGCCGATGGGCGACCTGATCGGCGGCCCGCTGGATGCGGCCTGCGACGCGCAGGTCAAACTGGCCCGCGCCACCGCCGATTTCATCCGCGTCATCGGCTTCTTGCCGCCGGACACCCCCGACCCGAAGAATCCGCAGGCGACCGGCGCCACCCGTACCGCCAGCTTCCGCTTCAAGCGGCCGGTCGACGACCCGGACAAGGCCGGTGGCATCGCCGAGGAGGACGTCGAACTGGAAGTGCCGCTGCTGGCCATCGTCAACGTGCCCAGCCTGAGCATCCAGACCGTGGACATCACCTTCGACATGGAAGTGAAGTCGTCCTTTTCCTCCAAGGAAAAGACCGATGCCTCGGCGTCGCTGTCGGCGGACGTGGAATACGGCTTCGGCCTGTTCAAGGCCAAGGTGCACATCCAGGGCTCGGTCTCCACCAGCAAGGAGAACACGCGCAGCTCGGACAACTCGGCCAAGTACCACGTCTCGGTGCATGCCGCGGACAAGGGGCCGCCGGAAGGCCTGGCGCGGGTGCTGGACATCCTGCAGACCTCGGTGGCGCCGCGCAAGATCGGCAAGCCGATCGCGGTCAACCCGTAA
- a CDS encoding response regulator codes for MNTRIVIAAERSIVLEGMVALLDNTPDIDVVGHAVDGLECVQLVTRQQPDVVLMDVMLPGLNGIEATRRLLQRSPRSKAICIAASDAAVNVRAAIDAGAKGYLARNSTFHELLRAIQQVGNDQLYISPQLSQSLVSEYRCPPGDAVSAYTLLTSREREIVQLLSEGLSTKEIAARLHISVKTIGTHREHIMLKLGMQSIAQLTRYAIREGLSPLDGGRASAHRADRDRQGPASRCG; via the coding sequence ATGAACACACGTATCGTGATTGCCGCCGAACGCAGCATCGTGCTGGAGGGCATGGTGGCCCTGTTGGACAATACGCCGGACATCGACGTGGTCGGCCACGCGGTCGACGGACTGGAGTGCGTGCAACTGGTGACCCGGCAGCAGCCGGACGTCGTGCTGATGGATGTGATGCTGCCGGGACTCAACGGCATCGAGGCCACCCGTCGGCTGCTGCAGCGCAGCCCGCGCAGCAAGGCCATCTGCATTGCCGCCTCCGATGCCGCAGTCAACGTACGCGCGGCCATCGACGCCGGCGCCAAGGGCTACCTGGCGCGCAACAGCACCTTCCACGAATTGCTGCGCGCGATCCAGCAGGTCGGCAACGATCAGCTGTACATCAGCCCGCAGCTGTCGCAGTCGCTGGTCAGCGAGTATCGCTGCCCGCCCGGTGACGCGGTTTCCGCCTATACGCTGCTGACCTCGCGCGAACGCGAGATCGTGCAGTTGCTGTCCGAGGGATTGTCGACCAAGGAGATCGCCGCACGCCTGCACATCAGCGTCAAGACCATCGGCACCCATCGCGAACACATCATGCTCAAGCTGGGCATGCAGAGCATCGCGCAATTGACCCGGTACGCGATCCGCGAAGGCCTGTCGCCGCTGGACGGCGGCCGCGCCAGCGCGCACCGCGCCGATCGCGACCGGCAAGGGCCGGCCAGCCGTTGCGGCTGA
- a CDS encoding FMN-binding negative transcriptional regulator, which translates to MHVPPAFAEHDLGALDALIAHHPFATLVTVADGLPCATPLPVLYRRDGARILVEGHWSRANPQARHAGPALMIVHGPHAYVSPGWYPDKDAMARVPTWNYATAHLHGHLQPSDDEAMLADVVARLSERHERALGSDWRYEPDIDAHRLQLRGIIGFRLEVERVELKFKLSQNHPPANQAAVREALQAQADAGAQGIAALMSARRQD; encoded by the coding sequence ATGCACGTTCCGCCCGCCTTCGCCGAACACGACCTGGGCGCGCTGGACGCGCTGATCGCGCACCACCCGTTCGCCACCCTGGTCACCGTCGCCGACGGCCTGCCCTGCGCCACACCGTTGCCGGTGCTGTACCGGCGCGACGGCGCGCGCATCCTGGTCGAAGGCCATTGGTCGCGGGCCAACCCGCAGGCCCGGCACGCCGGGCCGGCCTTGATGATCGTGCACGGCCCGCATGCCTACGTCTCGCCGGGCTGGTATCCGGACAAGGACGCGATGGCGCGGGTGCCGACCTGGAACTACGCCACGGCGCACCTGCATGGTCACCTGCAGCCCAGCGACGACGAGGCGATGCTGGCCGACGTGGTGGCGCGGCTGAGCGAACGCCACGAGCGCGCGTTGGGTAGCGACTGGCGCTACGAACCGGACATCGACGCGCACCGGCTCCAGTTGCGCGGCATCATCGGCTTCCGCCTGGAGGTCGAGCGGGTCGAGCTGAAGTTCAAGCTCAGCCAGAACCATCCGCCGGCGAACCAGGCCGCGGTGCGCGAGGCGTTGCAGGCCCAGGCCGACGCCGGCGCGCAAGGCATTGCGGCACTGATGAGCGCGCGACGCCAGGACTGA
- the asnS gene encoding asparagine--tRNA ligase — protein sequence MTVVSVAHALAGKIPEGGEVTVRGWVRTLRGSAGLAFINVSDGSCFAPIQVVATDALPNFDEVKRLTGSCSLIAKGVLVKSQGKGQSFEIQASSVEVVGWVEDPLTYPIQPKPMSPEFLREVAHLRPRTNLFGAVTRIRNCLAQAVHRYFHLNGYNWISTPIITTSDAEGAGQMFRVSTLDMANLPRDAQGQVDFGRDFFGKETFLTVSGQLNVEAYCLALSKVYTFGPTFRAENSHTTRHLAEFWMIEPEIAFADLAEDARVAEDFLKYLFRAVLEERADDLAFIAERVDKTAISKLETFINSPFERIEYGDAIGLLQKSGQKFEFPVEWGLDLQTEHERWLTEQHVGRPVVVTNYPEHIKAFYMRLNDDGKTVAAMDVLAPGIGEIIGGSQREERLDVLDARMQQFGLDPQHYGWYRDFRRYGTVPHAGFGLGFERLVVYVCGLSNIRDAIPYPRAPGSAEF from the coding sequence ATGACGGTGGTGAGCGTTGCACATGCGCTGGCCGGGAAGATCCCGGAAGGCGGCGAAGTCACGGTGCGGGGATGGGTGCGCACGCTGCGCGGATCTGCCGGACTGGCTTTCATCAATGTGAGCGACGGCTCCTGCTTCGCCCCGATCCAGGTGGTGGCGACCGACGCGCTGCCCAACTTCGACGAGGTCAAGCGGCTCACCGGCAGCTGCTCGCTGATCGCCAAGGGCGTGCTGGTGAAGTCGCAGGGCAAGGGCCAGTCGTTCGAGATCCAGGCCAGTTCCGTCGAAGTGGTCGGCTGGGTCGAGGACCCGCTGACCTACCCGATCCAGCCCAAGCCGATGTCGCCGGAGTTCCTGCGCGAGGTCGCGCACCTGCGCCCGCGCACCAACCTGTTCGGCGCGGTGACGCGCATCCGCAACTGCCTGGCGCAGGCGGTGCACCGCTACTTCCACCTCAACGGCTACAACTGGATCAGCACGCCGATCATCACCACCTCCGACGCCGAAGGCGCCGGGCAGATGTTCCGCGTTTCCACGCTGGACATGGCCAACCTGCCGCGCGACGCGCAGGGCCAGGTCGACTTCGGCCGCGACTTCTTCGGCAAGGAGACCTTCCTGACCGTATCCGGCCAGCTCAACGTCGAGGCCTACTGCCTGGCGCTGAGCAAGGTCTACACCTTCGGCCCCACCTTCCGCGCCGAGAACAGCCACACCACCCGCCACCTGGCCGAGTTCTGGATGATCGAGCCGGAGATCGCCTTCGCCGACCTGGCCGAGGACGCGCGGGTCGCCGAGGACTTCCTGAAGTACCTGTTCCGTGCGGTGCTGGAAGAGCGTGCCGACGACCTGGCGTTCATCGCCGAGCGCGTCGACAAGACCGCGATCAGCAAGCTGGAGACCTTCATCAACTCGCCGTTCGAGCGCATCGAGTACGGCGACGCGATCGGCCTGCTGCAGAAGTCCGGGCAGAAGTTCGAGTTCCCGGTGGAATGGGGCCTGGACCTGCAGACCGAACACGAGCGCTGGCTGACCGAGCAGCACGTCGGGCGCCCGGTGGTGGTGACCAACTACCCCGAGCACATCAAGGCCTTCTACATGCGCCTGAACGACGACGGCAAGACCGTGGCGGCGATGGACGTGCTGGCCCCCGGCATCGGCGAGATCATCGGCGGCAGCCAGCGCGAGGAACGCCTGGACGTGCTCGACGCGCGCATGCAGCAGTTCGGCCTGGATCCGCAGCACTACGGCTGGTACCGCGACTTCCGCCGCTACGGCACGGTGCCGCACGCCGGCTTCGGCCTGGGCTTCGAGCGCCTGGTGGTGTACGTATGCGGGCTGAGCAACATCCGCGACGCCATCCCCTACCCGCGCGCGCCGGGCAGCGCCGAGTTCTGA